Proteins co-encoded in one Ponticoccus alexandrii genomic window:
- a CDS encoding glycosyltransferase family 2 protein — protein sequence MQSDVAAVTMVRDDPFFLKAWVRHYGGLLGRENCTVINHGHGAAVARLAEGCNVIGIPGDPHPNFDMKRWRLLNNVVQGLRCYYRHVIVGDVDELVVVDPEDGRDLLTYLRDTRGKRVLTPLGLEVIHRTDLEPAPVADGILGPRRHVRLAPHYSKPCIVSHGAKIARGGHFTQYDTLHTPDALYLLHLKFCDFDTYVQTMNARNRVTEEVGASVQEAAIGRHWFAEARGEDRALFDGFHAQEVREDFDLGWVRRRMHRSWAPRGETGYWAFKRPDYAEQYILPERFTGLI from the coding sequence ATGCAATCCGACGTGGCCGCCGTGACCATGGTCCGCGACGATCCCTTCTTCCTGAAGGCCTGGGTGCGGCATTACGGCGGCCTGCTGGGCCGCGAGAACTGCACGGTCATCAACCACGGTCACGGCGCGGCGGTGGCGCGGCTGGCCGAGGGCTGCAACGTCATCGGCATTCCCGGCGATCCGCATCCCAACTTCGACATGAAGCGCTGGCGGCTGTTGAACAACGTGGTGCAGGGGCTGCGCTGCTATTACCGGCACGTGATCGTGGGCGACGTCGACGAATTGGTGGTGGTCGATCCCGAGGACGGGCGCGACCTGCTGACCTACCTGCGCGACACGCGCGGCAAGCGGGTCCTGACGCCGCTGGGGCTGGAGGTGATCCACCGCACCGACCTTGAACCGGCGCCGGTCGCGGATGGCATCCTGGGGCCGCGCCGTCATGTCCGGCTGGCGCCGCACTATTCGAAGCCCTGCATCGTCAGCCATGGCGCCAAGATTGCCCGGGGCGGGCACTTCACCCAATACGATACGCTGCACACCCCGGACGCGCTGTACCTGCTGCACCTGAAGTTCTGCGACTTCGACACCTATGTGCAGACCATGAATGCCCGCAACCGCGTCACCGAAGAGGTGGGGGCCAGCGTGCAGGAGGCCGCGATCGGGCGGCACTGGTTTGCCGAGGCGCGGGGCGAGGACCGGGCGCTGTTCGACGGGTTTCACGCGCAGGAGGTCCGCGAGGATTTTGACCTTGGCTGGGTGCGCAGGCGGATGCACCGGTCCTGGGCGCCGCGCGGAGAGACTGGCTACTGGGCCTTCAAGCGGCCCGACTACGCCGAACAGTATATTCTGCCCGAACGGTTTACAGGGCTGATCTAG